The genomic stretch AAGAGCCAACTACTGAGCGAAGAAGCTCGAAATAATAAAGAAAGGTGACACACAAATATATCAGTATGGGTAAATCAGCCGGTGGGCGCAGTAAGGCCGAGAAAGGGTAGCTGATGCTACTATTAGGTCCTATTAAATCTTTAGGCTAGTTGTGGAATACAAAtaaacttttattattttccttaaGTGTCATACCAATGATATAATTAACTTTATTTACCAGTAACATTAACTGTACCTTTCAGAAGGCGCAAGTTCATCTTCATACTTCCTGATCTCTTCTTCGCTTTCTTCTGTTACGTCATTCAGTATAGGAGTCGGCGTTCGACTCGTCCTCTTCGTCGGTGTCTTCCGGCCTGGGGCCAGCTGTGATCCGTCAGTATTGTCATTTCCTTCGGTTGCTGACCCAGTATCAGGTGACCAATCTTCAATCACGATAATGGGTGGTTGACCTGTGTCGTCGCTTAACTCCTGAGCGCGTTCACTCTTCCTCCGTTGTCGAACATTGCCCATCCACTTGCTAGCGGCGAAAGAAACATTCCATAGATTCAAACCCGGGCTCTTGGCGCCAGAATTTTCTTCATCCGATGAGCTGGGATCCTGGCTGGACGTTTTTTCCAGGACGTCAAAGATGCTCCTATCAAATCGACGGTAGCTTTTGGGCGAAAAACGTCGACCGGGAATTCCCGTGTTGATGATTTCTTTGATAACTACATTAGGTTTGTGAGCGACAGATTTCTCAACTGCAACAGAAGGAAGAAACCCTGGGCTATCTGCCCTACTTATCATATTTATGGTAGCTTCTTTCGGGGGCGTTTTAGTATTTTCTGAATTTACATTTGTACCAATAAATGCATTGAAATTCCTGGATTTATTCCGTTTAAAAGTTTGACTGTTCTGCTTCTtgctctttcctctttcctcctCTTTCCTCTCTTTTCCACTATGAGATCGCGCAGTTTTCACTGCAGTTCTTACTTTTGAGCGTGGTAACTGATCTGTGTTTGCAGAAGCTAATTCTGTAGTTTTCGGACGTCGTAACACATCCTTGGTTACTTTAAAGCTCTTTGGTCGGCGAGATAGTGTTGGCGACTTTGATTTTTCTTGGAATTTACGAGACCTTCTCGTGGGCGCACTCTTAGGTTTAAACATTTCAGCCGTCCTGAATTTGGTCAGATCCTGAAATGGGCTGGATCTGTTTGAGGGGAATGAAGGGGGTGttgtgttgtcactgttatcctCCGATGATCTTCTTAGTAACAGGACGGCTTTTACGACCGCAGCAGCGCTgcaattcaaaatggcggatgatCTTCGTCTTGAGGACCGAGGTGTTACGAAGAGTTGCTCGGTTTTCTTCGGTGCGCCAGGAACCTCATCATCGTGGTTTGGTATTTTTAACGAAATCCTGCAAGGATTCAATGAAAGCAAGACCTTAGAGGTTTATTATTTACTTGTTGGACACGTGTTTCAACAGTCCTCAGAATCAGCGTGGGGGGAACAGTGAATTGCCAAACTTGGCAGTGCTGGCTCTTGAAAGGCCCTGTTTGAAAATGAACATGAAGatgctggtggtggtggtggtgaaggtgatgatgatgataatgatcatGTTTATGATGATCTTGAGCACGATGATGAAGATAAttatggtgatggtgatgatgttaattatcattattatggtgatgatgatggttatagcgatgatgatgatgatgatgatgatgatgatagagATGATGATAACGATGGTCGTGATGATAAATTGATGGTGATAATGACGCTGATGacgacaatgataatgatgatgatgatgatcatatTAAGAGCTATGAAGATACTGATAATGATGAACCCATAAAGGCGTCTAGCAACGGTGATGGGTGTAGGACATCACCTCCGCTGGTAGACCACATTTTCCAATAATTTGCATTCATTTATCACTCgctaacaaaaataaaaactctgatTACCTTTTGGCGTCTCCGTATTCCACAGCCCTTGAGAGTATGGGCGTTATCTCGTTCCTATCGATTGCCGTGTTACATTTTCCCGCCATTTCCAGGAGCTCGGTTATTGTGCACCTCTTAAAGCTCTGCCAGACATCACTGTCTCGGATGTATTGCTTGATGTCGGCATCGTTGAAGAAATAGCGACGGTTTTCACGGAGAATGCGAATGATGTTTTCGTTTGCTTTTAACGCCCAACTAAAAAGTACACAAAAGGAgacattttcttaaattaaatTCCTGGCATATAACCATGTTATGTTGTTGATCGATAACTTAATTTACGCTTAGTGCTGATGAAAAATGATCTCAAGTCTTGGAATTCGCAATTCTCTGACGAAAATCAATTTCTAGCTCTAGCATTGCATGCTACTCATAAACAAATACACAAACCAGTATTTCAAAGCACTGGAGCAAGTCCTTATTTTAATTCACCGGgcttaaaatatttacatttatgTCCAACTATCCTACTTTCCAGTCCGTAGCAGTTAATGCAGGATGTCGGTCACATGAACCTAAGAAGAAGTTTTATGGTCTTAGTTTCCAACTACTGCAGGTTTTCAAAGCTGACGCCACGGTAAAGATGTTAGTTGAAAGAACCAAAGCGATTCTAATCTAAACCTAAACtctttttttaagtaaattttgcgaaaaacagttattttttttaacataagtAACTGTtactaaaacaaaaacttagTTACTTGTTAACAAGGAAGCAAGTGACTGGACCAATGCTTGCAACGCTGCAAAAACATGGAATGGAGTCAAGAACAGTTGACTCGCCAAAGAACTGACCTACAAGATAATGAATCAATTAAAACTGGTTAAGTGGGGTAATGCATATGGGACTCTTCCTTGTTTGCTTTTCTGCAACTCACTTAAGCGTCCCTCACTTATTAACCTGCTATCAGGTGGTCTttcttcctatttttctttgcctTCGCGCTTCCCCGAAAAAAAAGCCTGATCGCAGGTAAGCTTTGTGCAGGCTGTCTAGTCTCCACTCGTCCTAGCCCCCTGCGTTGCAGCAAGAAAGAAATCTGGGCCGTCCACGTGCTTTTGCAAGCCGCAAGTCGTGACAATGTTGGATATTGGAAGGAGAGTACTGTAAGTGTTGCATCTATTTGTTTTTTCGAATGAAGGTTATGTATTCTCGTTTCAGCCGTTTCTAATGGGTCGCACACACATGATTAACTCTTCCTAAATGGGATATCATCGTAAGAGCGTTAATGTACTTAACGATTTTATATAGGATTTGCAACTCGTTGTGTGACTTACCTTTTTCAATTTGTCCTAGTTTCACCAATTCTTCTCTGTTAACCTCTTCAATAAAGACGCTTCTGTAGTACTGACATCTACCTGAATTAATCAATTTACACAAGTAGAATAAGGCCTAGCCTACCCATACTAACGCTTTTTCAAAAGTATGCGATTTCgttgtcatcgaaaacgcatcaatcGATTCGCGTCCACACTACCGTTTTGCTACGTTTTCGACTGTCCACACTAAAACGTTCAAAAACGATAGGATTGCACGTTGTGACGTAAGTTAAACTCTACGCGCGCGCTACGAACACACGCGCCTGCGATATTTTCggtcatcgttttcattttgatgcgttttcgaccgtCGACACAAATACGATATGAATGCGTTTTTgttttgatccactttcaagagtGTTTTCAAATCGATGCGTTTTGTTTGAGAACGCAATTACATTTCGATGCGTTTAGTCCTTCCGTCCACACAAATACGCTGAAGCGTTTTCACCGGAAACGCACCGATTAGAAGGCTAGGCGCCAGAGTCAATCTGCATTGGCCTTAAGTGAATAAGTAAAATGGTTTCAGGAGCAGACAGTCTCATAACGTCACGCTACAACACATTCTTTCCCCCGGAACACGTCGCTTCTTTTGGTCACGTATTTTGTACAAAGTGGGGACGAGGATAGCAACAGCGATGCGTGGGAAGGCAAAGAACGGCTGTGTGAGAAAGTACAAGGAAGACTGCTGTCTTTAAAAAACGTAAAGCAACCTGCATTCAACAGATTTTTCATAAGGACATTTCGACGTTAccttttgccacaaaaaatagATGTTCTGGCCGATCTCCCTGGTTCACAATAACTTTGCCCGCTGGATATTCCTGAGGAGAACAAGTAATTGAgtaatataaattaaaaacgaaaattagCACATTTCGAAACTAAGGCTGTAATATTAAGTGTCCCTCTGTTTTCGGGTTTCATAAAGTACGACATAGCCGCAAGTCTCATAATGTCAGGTTTTACTCAGGAAAATTTGCTCAACTGGAAATAAGCTTGCCGACGTAAAATGTGGTAGGGAAAAGTTGCCATTCATCTGGCTTGAGTTCATTCCGGTTTTTATTGGCTGAAGCGACGAGAACGTAACAACCTCTACTCCTCCTTAAAAGGGATGCTTGTCTTAGAATCGACAAACTAGAGAAACAGTAAGCAAAACCGCTTTGGCAAGCTTttaaaattagcaaaacaaacacaaatgtCACAAGCAAAGCCAAATATTGTGATAAGGCCGggatcaaaattaaaacttttgatctTTCCAACCATCAAACACAGGAGAGTAAGCATGTGGTTCAatcaaatttaacaaaaatctATATTTCCTGAATAGCAAGAGAATGACCATAAGAAATCAAATTGCTTCGAAATAATGAACGTGTCATTGGTTCTAACGTAAGTTCCCCTACTTAGGTCACGACAATTACAATCAGTAAAATGGGACTTAATGGGCAGCCTGTCGTTAAGATAAAATGCACAGTTTTCGCTTTtattaatgttttaaaaaatatgttaacaaGTTAGTCCAGTTATCTCTTAAGACTTACGGTTCCTTTTTGTCCAAGGCCGATTGAAAAATTCACATACAAGCAACATAAAAATGCAaactaaaattcaaattcagttttatctatgaaaaatataaaactttgcTCCTACATGCATATGTACATCAAGCATCATTTCTTAAACGATTTGTTACCATTGGAGACATAAAATTCTtatgaaatattattttattttagtttccaaaagagaacaaaacacCCTGCTTTGACTTTGTAATGAGATCAGTTATAACAGCCAAACTTGCATTTCGCCGCCGCGAAAAATAAACACgacaggaaaaaagaaaagcttggAAAACACTCATTAAAACATGTATATAACAAACAAAGGTATAAAATAATGTTCTTGCCTGTCTGGCCATCATAGCAACTAATTTCTTCTTCTCGTCCGCAGGAAGAGCTTTTAAAGCAAGGACCTcctcaataaaattttcaatctCTCGAACATATTTATTCTGAACTTTTTTCACTGCTCGATGAAACTGCTCGCGGTCGACTCGTATAAACTCGCTAACTTCTATAGTTCGTATGCTATCAGGCGGTGGATAATCAAATTCTGGACCATCTCCGGACACTAAGCCCAGATATTCCCCTGCCACGTGAGTATAGTTTATATCACAGTCATTTGGGTTTTTCGGCGAGTTCTCGCCTTGACTAAAAACACCGTTGCTTATCGCATACCTTGCTTCCACCGAACCGttcaaaatgtaataacaaGACAAGCATTTCTCTCCATTTTTCTTGGAGATGTCGACATCTGCGTCGAATTTTTCGTACGTGACCACAAAGCACAGAGCTTCCTTAAGGAACTGAAGGCCTTTGTGTATGTCCTTCAACGCCGATACAACTGGTTTTATCGTGTGAAGTTCCTCGGTCGATCGCCTATGGCTTAGAGGACGTTGCAAAATGTAGAGAATTTTGTCCGTAAGTACAATGCCCGCTTGCGCTTTAAAAAGCCTCTTGTTGAAAACAGGCGGTAGTTTTTGTACAGGAAACTGTGGCTGTGTTTTACACAAAATTGACATCATAGAACATGTACAGTCCAAACTCAACTCAGCGATGACTTTGACATCAAACGCTTCACTTCACTCTTGGCTGTATATCGCCTTTCCATTTTATAAATTTAACGTTTCATTTTTGATTGGAATGTTAACTTTTCGCTGTCATTTTAAAGGTGAAACGCCAGTTGATATTTTGCGACTACGCCATAAACAAATCTCGTAGCCAAGCGAAGGTTATGTAAATGCGTTCCTCTAAGCAGGTGTAACACTCCATTATGCTTTTGTAACGTCAGGTTTTTGTCAATAATTATCACTACATTATAAGGAATTGCCTCCTTCTAGAATAAGATTTATTACTATACCCCCATCAGGATCAGCAAATAACTGATATGACACTCCTGGCTGGTCAACAATAAGCTTATCCAATTGAAGCAAGTTATTTCATTGGAAATCTCTTCTTTAATATGCAAATTTCGTTTAATATACAAATTTCTCGCTCGTACTAAGATATAATATATGGATTTAGCCGGGGCTAAAaacgaagctctggttaatatacttataaacaaaaataaataaataaatcttgtAATGCTAACGGGGgacggcaatgaaaatggcatcaagatcaatagatctaattagcaaaacaacaaatttgcacgtgcagcacactttttttctatgaatagcaaaaaacaaatttgcacatgcagcacgcttttttgtccttctttgccgttgttttgctcgactaaaacgtcaaacttcctagttacacttTATTTTTGAGgagaaattgtcgtatgtgcttaccaaagattttgtttcctgtgttcatgttcgcttttattttttcactgccgctcattttcactttgCCGCTAGcgtttctcattttctcaccgccgttataaaattttcatgtttttcttccgaCAAAATTCGTCTccctagctctttctctgttatccacgtgagtgtaaacatcaacaataacgtcgaaaaagacacgactttgttagtttttttttttctctctaaaagtccaggcggccatgcgattttcTACcattgcatttgggttgccgcacctgttgattgagttatttcaTATGGTAGGCCTGTGGTGCGGATGGACGGTCGGTTGGTCACTCGGGCGGTGTAtagtcacgtgattaccaaatttctaggatgggtagatttacttagctacgGGGCTCCGAAAGCGCGCGCttcaccccccttccccccccccccccccccccggagacTGCTTTACAAACTGTCAAACTGCGGAATCAACAACGTTACCTTAACTTGGTTAAAAAGCTCTCTGTGAAATAGGAAACAACGGGTAGTTCTTGAAGGGGCAACGTCTGATCAAGTTCCCTTGGGCTCTGTTTTAGGTCCCATTTTATTCTTAGcctatttttgcgtattcaagtacgcgcgagcagtcaaacaaaaggtctggaacgaggcttaAAActgagagcgagactggggagagacgctttATTCCTGTCGCCTCACATgtggctcgcgcgcttcgcgtgcgtaagactcttacgccacgctttaccgatttctttactgattttgagaaaaaaaccgactgtatTGCAGTctagtatgttgcccagtatccgggcagctggcccagtatccagacacaacaataacaacgtaattgtacataaatttcgacagacAAGCGACTTACAAGCTTCTCtagcacttgcaaagtagtctggcaatcgattccaaaaatataacccagcatcgtgaaataaaacataacaaatgactggggtatggtggggaacgcgagcggctgttttaaaaatggtataattctcactaggaactttttcactggtttaaggaaggcatccgtggagATGCCGAAGCCGCGGTATGCAAGCTGAACTAGCtaatctgcaaacgactttttttcttcattttttcatctttaaaaaaaggcttaGAGAAGGGACCTCAatccgacggtcaaaggtcactctcctatttagtctgacctgcagtgttgattcttcatgctcagtccccacaataagcctgcatttctagcactaattcctccgtctttcacatctctcaatccctttgcGACATTTTTTAGACCGTTCCAGCCCCAtctggggaaagtatgagaattccaggttcaacttcGACGCTTCCGGTTATTTATAGAAAATGCGGTTACGCGAAACAAGCCGCGCTACTTGTAGGTGCActcgaaatcaagtcgcctctaCTGAACCTGCGAGAGCAACCGAATTTTTTCGGCTCTAATTTCAACGAcggaccggaaatacgtcttcggttcgcaggctaagtcgcctctgaatgagtgaagaaaatttccatacagagttgagtagaattacattttacgactatatcatataccCTAAtctttaattatagttatagatatgaaattAATCTTATCGggataatgtacacagctaattcatcgattctgtacagcaaagaaaaaactgtccgtatactgggcacctgacatcaatacttaggcccgtttcaaacgtacGTGGTGCTACTGCATGCTGTGTCGAACTCAATTCATGAAGTACAAAtgcattagaatacatttaaaagtttgctgaactgtttctttattattgtgctttgttttcggccgagccgttctattcgactgaattaaattcgacgtc from Porites lutea chromosome 1, jaPorLute2.1, whole genome shotgun sequence encodes the following:
- the LOC140947309 gene encoding uncharacterized protein isoform X1; translated protein: MMSILCKTQPQFPVQKLPPVFNKRLFKAQAGIVLTDKILYILQRPLSHRRSTEELHTIKPVVSALKDIHKGLQFLKEALCFVVTYEKFDADVDISKKNGEKCLSCYYILNGSVEARYAISNGVFSQGENSPKNPNDCDINYTHVAGEYLGLVSGDGPEFDYPPPDSIRTIEVSEFIRVDREQFHRAVKKVQNKYVREIENFIEEVLALKALPADEKKKLVAMMARQEYPAGKVIVNQGDRPEHLFFVAKGRCQYYRSVFIEEVNREELVKLGQIEKGQFFGESTVLDSIPCFCSVASIGPVTCFLVNNWALKANENIIRILRENRRYFFNDADIKQYIRDSDVWQSFKRCTITELLEMAGKCNTAIDRNEITPILSRAVEYGDAKRISLKIPNHDDEVPGAPKKTEQLFVTPRSSRRRSSAILNCSAAAVVKAVLLLRRSSEDNSDNTTPPSFPSNRSSPFQDLTKFRTAEMFKPKSAPTRRSRKFQEKSKSPTLSRRPKSFKVTKDVLRRPKTTELASANTDQLPRSKVRTAVKTARSHSGKERKEEERGKSKKQNSQTFKRNKSRNFNAFIGTNVNSENTKTPPKEATINMISRADSPGFLPSVAVEKSVAHKPNVVIKEIINTGIPGRRFSPKSYRRFDRSIFDVLEKTSSQDPSSSDEENSGAKSPGLNLWNVSFAASKWMGNVRQRRKSERAQELSDDTGQPPIIVIEDWSPDTGSATEGNDNTDGSQLAPGRKTPTKRTSRTPTPILNDVTEESEEEIRKYEDELAPSERIKGTPTLEQLLLWYTSIHEVHDACKQQLIDFKKDVENLEKQRERLKRQKKKTVSGNEDEPGVEETNEEEIRTSKTEENSISEKVERPATGINVRTRKVSLNAGRRNRSKTFSEVPLEQKRDDQRLRRTQSLGRFRLLSFSTSDEVLRSQSSIGEQWSGVFENEEDIDDTHQQTQHIRVKSSRIERRNQLLRKKMEELEKNIKHTKHCS
- the LOC140947309 gene encoding uncharacterized protein isoform X2 produces the protein MMSILCKTQPQFPVQKLPPVFNKRLFKAQAGIVLTDKILYILQRPLSHRRSTEELHTIKPVVSALKDIHKGLQFLKEALCFVVTYEKFDADVDISKKNGEKCLSCYYILNGSVEARYAISNGVFSQGENSPKNPNDCDINYTHVAGEYLGLVSGDGPEFDYPPPDSIRTIEVSEFIRVDREQFHRAVKKVQNKYVREIENFIEEVLALKALPADEKKKLVAMMARQEYPAGKVIVNQGDRPEHLFFVAKGRCQYYRSVFIEEVNREELVKLGQIEKGQFFGESTVLDSIPCFCSVASIGPVTCFLVNNWALKANENIIRILRENRRYFFNDADIKQYIRDSDVWQSFKRCTITELLEMAGKCNTAIDRNEITPILSRAVEYGDAKRISLKIPNHDDEVPGAPKKTEQLFVTPRSSRRRSSAILNCSAAAVVKAVLLLRRSSEDNSDNTTPPSFPSNRSSPFQDLTKFRTAEMFKPKSAPTRRSRKFQEKSKSPTLSRRPKSFKVTKDVLRRPKTTELASANTDQLPRSKVRTAVKTARSHSGKERKEEERGKSKKQNSQTFKRNKSRNFNAFIGTNVNSENTKTPPKEATINMISRADSPGFLPSVAVEKSVAHKPNVVIKEIINTGIPGRRFSPKSYRRFDRSIFDVLEKTSSQDPSSSDEENSGAKSPGLNLWNVSFAASKWMGNVRQRRKSERAQELSDDTGQPPIIVIEDWSPDTGSATEGNDNTDGSQLAPGRKTPTKRTSRTPTPILNDVTEESEEEIRKYEDELAPSERWYTSIHEVHDACKQQLIDFKKDVENLEKQRERLKRQKKKTVSGNEDEPGVEETNEEEIRTSKTEENSISEKVERPATGINVRTRKVSLNAGRRNRSKTFSEVPLEQKRDDQRLRRTQSLGRFRLLSFSTSDEVLRSQSSIGEQWSGVFENEEDIDDTHQQTQHIRVKSSRIERRNQLLRKKMEELEKNIKHTKHCS